A portion of the Flavobacterium magnum genome contains these proteins:
- a CDS encoding NifU family protein: MTTEELTLNVEKALEEIRPFLNSDGGDIRLIGIEDGKHVTVRLEGACTACSVNQMTLKAGVETTIKKFAPQIETVRNIA, translated from the coding sequence ATGACAACTGAAGAACTCACCCTGAACGTCGAAAAAGCCCTCGAAGAAATCCGGCCCTTCCTGAATTCAGACGGCGGCGACATCAGGCTCATCGGTATTGAAGACGGCAAACACGTGACCGTACGCCTCGAAGGCGCCTGTACGGCCTGCAGTGTAAACCAGATGACGCTGAAAGCCGGCGTAGAAACGACAATCAAGAAATTTGCGCCGCAGATAGAAACGGTCAGGAATATTGCTTAA
- a CDS encoding MGMT family protein, producing the protein MAADDNFFERVYAVARQIPYGKVTSYGAIAKAIGSGRSARMVGWAMNNCPADVPAHRVVNSVGLLTGKHHFDGTNLMQQLLESEGVAVEDNQVVDFEQYLWKPEVQ; encoded by the coding sequence ATGGCTGCTGACGATAATTTCTTCGAAAGAGTCTATGCCGTCGCCAGGCAGATTCCGTACGGGAAAGTGACCTCGTATGGGGCCATCGCAAAAGCCATCGGCAGCGGCCGTTCCGCACGGATGGTCGGCTGGGCGATGAACAATTGCCCCGCGGATGTACCGGCGCATCGCGTGGTTAACAGCGTTGGCCTGCTTACCGGAAAGCACCATTTTGACGGGACCAATCTCATGCAGCAGCTGCTGGAAAGTGAAGGCGTGGCGGTCGAGGACAACCAGGTTGTTGATTTTGAGCAATATTTGTGGAAACCTGAGGTGCAATAA
- the trmB gene encoding tRNA (guanosine(46)-N7)-methyltransferase TrmB, translating to MGSKNKLKRFKENESFENVFQPTREEVVSDRFPLKGKWNSDFFKNDHPIVLELGCGKGEYSVGLAEKYPDRNFVGIDIKGARFWRGAKTAIEDGMRNVAFVRAQIELIDHIFAAHEVDEIWITFPDPQIKYKRTKHRMTNTEFLKLYKRILKPDGIMNLKTDSEFMHGYTLGLLHGEGHEVLYANHNVYNNHGAPQEVTGIQTFYEKQYLEINKAITYIRFKIK from the coding sequence GTGGGAAGTAAAAATAAGTTAAAAAGGTTTAAGGAGAATGAGTCATTTGAGAATGTTTTCCAGCCGACAAGGGAAGAAGTCGTCAGTGACCGCTTTCCGTTAAAGGGAAAATGGAACAGCGATTTCTTCAAAAATGATCATCCGATAGTACTTGAGCTCGGATGCGGTAAGGGCGAATACTCAGTAGGGTTGGCTGAAAAATATCCGGACAGGAATTTTGTCGGGATTGATATCAAAGGCGCGCGGTTCTGGCGTGGGGCCAAAACGGCCATCGAAGACGGTATGCGAAACGTAGCCTTTGTCCGTGCACAAATCGAATTGATCGATCACATCTTCGCAGCGCACGAAGTCGATGAGATCTGGATCACGTTCCCCGACCCGCAAATCAAATACAAACGTACCAAACACCGCATGACCAACACGGAATTCCTGAAATTATACAAACGCATCCTGAAGCCGGACGGGATCATGAATTTGAAGACTGACAGCGAATTTATGCATGGGTACACCCTCGGACTTTTACACGGCGAAGGTCACGAAGTCTTATATGCAAACCACAACGTATACAACAATCATGGTGCGCCGCAGGAAGTCACTGGAATACAGACGTTTTATGAAAAACAATATTTGGAAATTAACAAAGCAATTACGTATATTCGGTTCAAAATAAAGTGA
- a CDS encoding sensor histidine kinase gives MSLNFKKTYKFAVKSALYVTLFATGFAAILAYFYFTKHRSELVGFCLIFAVSLYVFAFFVIQYRVEVFIYRRVKKIYDDVSFLESSTFRKQSISTDMATLTREVKKFATDKKMEIETLKVREEYRREFLGNVSHELKTPLFTVQGYLSTLLDGAMDDKSIRKKYLQRAEKGVERLIFIVQDLDMITKLESGTLNLNMTEFNIVEVVQNVFDLLEMKAEKKNIILSFDNKYLKPVKVIADREKIQQVLMNLIVNAIKYGRQDGSVEVGIEDLVNNKIIVRVNDNGEGIEKQHIPRLFERFYRVDKSGARAEGGSGLGLSIVKHIIEAHDENIYIESQYGVGSEFSFTLEKSE, from the coding sequence ATGAGCCTCAACTTTAAGAAAACATACAAATTCGCCGTCAAATCGGCGCTGTACGTCACGCTGTTTGCCACCGGATTTGCAGCAATACTTGCGTATTTCTACTTCACGAAGCACCGCAGCGAACTGGTTGGATTCTGCCTGATTTTCGCTGTTTCGCTTTATGTGTTTGCGTTTTTCGTCATCCAGTATCGTGTCGAGGTTTTCATTTACCGAAGGGTGAAAAAAATCTATGATGACGTGTCTTTCCTGGAGTCAAGCACTTTCCGCAAACAATCCATCAGCACCGATATGGCGACTTTGACGCGCGAAGTGAAGAAATTTGCGACCGATAAGAAAATGGAGATCGAAACCCTGAAAGTGCGCGAAGAGTACCGTCGTGAATTTCTGGGAAACGTATCCCACGAATTGAAGACGCCGCTGTTTACCGTCCAGGGCTATCTTTCTACGCTGCTCGACGGTGCAATGGATGATAAAAGCATCCGGAAGAAATACCTGCAGCGTGCTGAGAAAGGTGTCGAACGACTCATTTTCATTGTGCAGGATCTGGATATGATCACCAAATTGGAGTCGGGTACACTGAACCTCAATATGACCGAATTCAATATCGTCGAAGTGGTGCAGAATGTCTTCGACCTGCTCGAGATGAAAGCCGAAAAGAAAAACATCATCCTCTCATTCGATAACAAATATTTAAAACCGGTAAAGGTCATCGCTGACCGGGAAAAGATACAGCAGGTGCTGATGAACCTGATCGTGAACGCCATCAAATACGGCAGGCAGGATGGTTCGGTCGAAGTAGGTATTGAAGACCTGGTCAACAACAAAATCATCGTACGGGTCAACGACAACGGTGAAGGCATAGAAAAACAGCACATCCCGCGCCTCTTTGAGCGTTTTTACCGCGTCGATAAAAGCGGTGCCCGCGCTGAGGGTGGTTCCGGACTGGGATTGTCTATCGTTAAGCACATCATCGAGGCACATGACGAGAATATTTACATCGAAAGCCAGTATGGAGTGGGTTCAGAATTTTCATTCACGCTCGAAAAGTCCGAATAA
- a CDS encoding glycosyltransferase gives MDTLTRNILVAPLNWGLGHATRCIPIVRALQQNGFQPVIASDGSALMMLKKEFPELLCLELPSYEIEYAKNGNHFKWKMLKNMPTMIEAVLAEKKMVKQWVKQYNLYGIISDNRLGVFSKKVPSVFITHQLNVLTGNTSWLTSKLHQAAIKKFTECWVPDFQKSPNLSGKLGHLDHPDFRIRYIGALSRLKKLAIPKKYDLMVILSGPEPQRTFLEEKLFDEVQRFEGKVVFIKGKIEAEQKILEYANVTFYNFMTSEELEKTFNESEIVLCRSGYTTIMDLSFLSKKAFFIPTPGQYEQEYLARKLKKEGLVPYAKQNDFRIENIAEADLYRGLKPFENKTSWKQLFGLFERE, from the coding sequence TTGGACACCCTCACCAGAAATATACTCGTCGCCCCGCTCAATTGGGGGCTCGGCCATGCAACCCGGTGCATCCCGATTGTCAGGGCGTTACAGCAGAACGGCTTTCAACCGGTCATCGCCTCAGACGGCAGCGCGCTGATGATGCTCAAAAAGGAATTTCCGGAACTGCTGTGCCTGGAGCTGCCTTCCTATGAAATCGAATATGCCAAAAACGGCAACCATTTCAAATGGAAGATGCTCAAGAATATGCCGACCATGATCGAGGCCGTGCTGGCGGAAAAGAAGATGGTGAAGCAGTGGGTGAAGCAATACAACCTTTACGGCATTATTTCGGACAACCGGCTCGGCGTATTCAGCAAAAAGGTCCCGTCGGTGTTTATCACGCACCAGCTCAATGTGCTGACGGGGAATACCTCGTGGCTCACCAGCAAACTGCACCAGGCAGCCATCAAGAAATTTACCGAATGCTGGGTGCCGGATTTTCAGAAAAGTCCGAACCTGAGCGGAAAGTTAGGCCATCTGGACCATCCCGATTTCCGGATCAGGTATATCGGTGCGTTAAGCCGCCTCAAGAAACTCGCCATCCCTAAAAAATACGACCTGATGGTGATCTTGTCGGGGCCCGAGCCACAGCGTACTTTCCTCGAGGAAAAACTATTTGACGAAGTACAGCGCTTCGAGGGGAAGGTGGTTTTCATTAAAGGGAAAATCGAAGCTGAGCAGAAGATCCTCGAATATGCCAACGTGACTTTTTACAATTTCATGACTTCCGAGGAATTGGAAAAAACGTTTAACGAAAGCGAAATTGTCCTGTGCAGGTCAGGATATACGACGATTATGGACCTTTCGTTCCTGTCGAAAAAAGCGTTCTTTATCCCGACGCCGGGGCAATACGAACAGGAATATCTTGCAAGGAAACTTAAAAAAGAAGGTTTGGTGCCCTATGCCAAGCAAAATGATTTCAGGATTGAAAACATCGCCGAAGCCGATCTGTACCGTGGCCTTAAACCGTTCGAAAACAAAACGAGCTGGAAACAGTTATTCGGACTTTTCGAGCGTGAATGA
- a CDS encoding response regulator transcription factor, with translation MKKKDIKILLVDDEADILEIVGYNLAQEGYQIITAVNGREAVAKARKELPHLIIMDVMMPEMDGMEATELIRKTPETAHTIITFLTARSEDYSQVAGFDAGADDYITKPIKPKLLVSKVKALLRRLKDEDRNSETLNVGGIEINREEYKIIKDDLEIVLPRKEFELFYLLASKPGKVFKREEILDKVWGNEVIVGGRTIDVHIRKLREKIGDDFFKTIKGVGYKFEV, from the coding sequence ATGAAAAAAAAGGACATTAAGATTTTGTTGGTTGATGATGAGGCAGATATACTCGAAATCGTAGGCTACAACCTCGCTCAGGAAGGCTACCAGATTATCACTGCTGTCAATGGCAGGGAGGCTGTCGCCAAAGCCAGGAAAGAACTGCCCCATCTCATTATTATGGACGTCATGATGCCCGAAATGGATGGTATGGAAGCCACCGAACTGATCCGCAAGACTCCTGAAACCGCACACACCATCATTACATTCCTGACGGCCCGCAGCGAGGATTATTCGCAGGTGGCCGGCTTTGATGCCGGAGCCGATGACTACATCACCAAACCGATCAAGCCGAAACTCTTGGTCAGTAAGGTGAAAGCGTTGCTGAGGCGGCTCAAGGACGAAGACCGCAATTCTGAAACCCTGAATGTAGGCGGCATCGAAATCAACCGTGAAGAATACAAGATCATTAAGGACGACCTGGAAATCGTTTTGCCAAGAAAGGAATTTGAGCTCTTTTATCTTTTAGCCTCAAAACCCGGCAAGGTATTCAAGCGTGAGGAAATCCTGGACAAGGTCTGGGGTAATGAGGTTATCGTCGGCGGGCGCACCATCGACGTACACATCCGGAAGCTCCGTGAGAAAATCGGCGACGATTTCTTTAAGACGATCAAAGGCGTCGGATACAAATTCGAGGTCTAG
- a CDS encoding TonB-dependent receptor: MRISHLIITLFFCLTAFAQNKGTVSGTITDKDMNNETLPFASVTLKGTSIGSSTDMDGKYTLTAPEGSYTMLISFVGYESQEVAVTVKANENVVVDRALGSGSVKLEDVVVTQNINREKEAVLLLEQKNATVIKQSIGAQELSRKGVSDVEEGLTKITGITKVGSRGLFVRGLEDRYNNLLVNGLAVPSNNPFRKIIPLDLFPTDIVSAIDVYKTFNADIYGDFSGGTFNIGTSKGGKSVTKLSIGFGYTTDNNLSDFSIDADAATFKGYLGLTGKDRMMPGIFGSKPTNPTLSGEQSLAAFKTGFNVESKKSPLNNSIGILHGEKFTLKNDAKISYLLSLNFDNSYKVREGVDRTVTGGDNTDITYFNNFRKTSYQYDTNTSMLLGTNYKTDAWDLSLNLFYLRNTKNAIEDQLGVSEAKIENQNFLIRTNQLDQSDYFTGQFTGKYFLTKDKNQSLKGGVSFSKTSYQQPDRKFFGGSKEGDNILVSYGGNNFLRQYLDIDGTYYVSGMAEYALKFGSGEDKNQLFTFGYNGNASAAETSYRFVGTSAGPQIDVPLNTPDAQIETDLTAGTFNFREQSNGQYQTKLMDNTNAAYANIIYHFNEKWEINAGVRGEFASRETKYRENDSFDKPFKKEPFEKFYVLPSLNVKYGLSDRANLRFASGITYTKPVQIEALGITYINADGTSVSGNPFLVNSDNFNADLKYEFFPSNKEIIAIGVFGKKIKNAIERNFQANAGGYITTFFNTGDATLYGAELELLFDFGRFTESLSDLSLGFNTSLMQTEVDTNPFVINSNGDKIAARETHPQRELQGASKWLINSDLKYQFNLGKEWSNTISAVYSIFGKRIFSVGSIPFDHIYELPVSKLDVVWTSKLSEHLDFKFSADNILNPDVRFELGENNMTDFTEDSRVLQNYKRGVGFSLGFSYTF; this comes from the coding sequence ATGAGAATCAGCCATTTGATTATTACACTGTTTTTTTGCCTGACGGCCTTCGCACAAAACAAAGGCACTGTATCCGGCACTATCACTGATAAGGATATGAATAATGAAACCCTGCCGTTTGCGAGCGTCACGCTCAAGGGGACTTCGATCGGGTCGAGCACCGATATGGATGGGAAATACACGCTCACGGCTCCCGAAGGCAGCTACACGATGCTGATCAGCTTTGTAGGCTATGAGAGCCAGGAAGTCGCCGTGACCGTTAAGGCCAATGAAAACGTCGTGGTGGACAGGGCGCTTGGCAGCGGCAGCGTCAAACTGGAAGATGTAGTGGTCACCCAAAACATCAACCGTGAGAAGGAGGCCGTCTTATTGCTCGAACAGAAAAATGCCACAGTCATCAAGCAAAGCATCGGCGCGCAGGAATTGTCCAGGAAAGGCGTAAGCGATGTGGAAGAGGGCCTGACTAAAATCACCGGGATTACAAAAGTAGGTTCACGCGGGCTTTTCGTGCGCGGACTGGAAGACCGTTACAATAATCTATTGGTAAACGGATTGGCGGTTCCTTCGAACAATCCGTTCAGGAAGATTATTCCTTTGGATTTATTCCCGACGGACATCGTAAGCGCCATCGACGTCTATAAGACTTTCAATGCGGATATCTATGGCGACTTTTCGGGAGGCACCTTCAATATCGGCACTTCTAAAGGTGGTAAAAGCGTTACAAAACTCAGCATCGGTTTTGGATATACTACCGATAACAACCTGTCGGATTTCAGTATCGACGCCGACGCGGCTACATTTAAGGGTTATCTCGGTTTGACCGGAAAAGACCGCATGATGCCGGGTATCTTTGGCTCAAAGCCTACGAATCCGACGCTTTCGGGAGAACAATCGTTAGCAGCCTTCAAGACGGGCTTTAACGTGGAAAGTAAGAAGAGCCCTTTAAATAACAGCATCGGGATTTTACACGGCGAGAAATTTACCCTGAAGAATGATGCCAAGATATCGTACCTCCTCTCGCTGAATTTCGACAACAGCTACAAAGTACGCGAAGGGGTTGACCGGACTGTGACCGGAGGTGATAATACAGACATCACTTACTTCAATAATTTCAGGAAAACATCGTACCAATATGACACGAACACGTCAATGCTTTTGGGCACAAATTACAAGACTGACGCATGGGACCTGTCGCTGAACCTGTTCTACCTCAGGAATACTAAAAACGCGATCGAGGACCAGCTGGGGGTTTCGGAAGCTAAGATTGAAAACCAGAATTTCCTAATCAGGACAAACCAGTTGGACCAGTCCGATTATTTTACAGGACAGTTTACCGGTAAATATTTCCTGACCAAGGACAAGAACCAAAGCCTGAAAGGCGGCGTATCTTTCTCGAAAACATCTTACCAGCAACCGGACCGCAAATTTTTCGGCGGCTCGAAAGAAGGGGACAATATCCTGGTCTCTTACGGAGGCAATAACTTCCTGCGCCAGTACCTCGATATCGATGGCACGTATTATGTATCGGGTATGGCAGAATATGCGCTGAAGTTTGGCAGCGGGGAAGACAAGAACCAGCTGTTTACTTTTGGCTATAACGGAAATGCAAGCGCCGCAGAAACCTCTTACCGCTTCGTTGGAACCAGTGCCGGCCCGCAGATTGACGTGCCGCTGAACACGCCCGACGCGCAGATTGAAACAGATCTTACCGCGGGAACGTTCAATTTCAGGGAACAGTCGAACGGACAATACCAGACCAAACTGATGGACAATACCAATGCGGCTTATGCCAACATCATTTATCATTTCAATGAAAAATGGGAAATCAATGCCGGTGTCCGCGGCGAATTTGCGAGCAGGGAAACAAAATACCGCGAGAATGACTCCTTTGACAAGCCGTTCAAGAAAGAACCTTTCGAGAAATTTTATGTGCTGCCTTCGTTAAATGTGAAATACGGCTTGTCTGACAGGGCAAACCTTCGTTTTGCAAGTGGCATTACATATACGAAACCGGTTCAGATCGAGGCACTCGGAATTACATACATCAACGCCGACGGCACCTCTGTAAGCGGAAACCCGTTTCTGGTGAACAGCGACAACTTCAATGCCGACCTTAAATATGAATTTTTTCCAAGCAATAAGGAAATCATTGCAATCGGCGTATTTGGCAAAAAGATAAAGAATGCGATCGAGCGGAATTTCCAGGCCAATGCCGGTGGTTATATTACGACATTCTTCAATACCGGAGACGCTACGCTGTATGGTGCAGAACTCGAATTGCTGTTTGATTTCGGCAGGTTTACCGAAAGCCTTTCTGATTTGTCACTGGGTTTCAACACCTCGCTGATGCAGACGGAAGTGGACACCAATCCGTTTGTAATCAATAGTAACGGAGATAAGATTGCGGCCAGGGAAACGCATCCGCAAAGGGAATTGCAGGGCGCTTCGAAATGGCTGATCAATTCTGACCTGAAGTACCAGTTCAATCTGGGCAAGGAATGGAGCAATACGATATCGGCAGTGTATTCGATTTTCGGCAAGCGGATTTTCAGTGTGGGCAGCATCCCT
- a CDS encoding LysE family transporter has product MGYSLPLFLGFLTASFGITPPGLINMTAAKVSLNEGRNRALIFALGATLVVLVQTFIGVIFARFIDDNPHIVIMLREAGLIVFTILTIYFFFFAKKPKEAREETKLYSKKSRFFLGMLLSALNFFPIPFYVFISVTLASYHYFVFELPFIYTFVVGSGLGAFFAFYCYIAFFKKMESRTAFILHNMNYIIGSVTGLISLITLVNVLLYYLN; this is encoded by the coding sequence ATGGGTTATTCGCTGCCATTGTTCCTCGGATTCCTCACGGCCTCATTCGGCATCACGCCGCCGGGGTTGATCAATATGACAGCGGCAAAAGTGAGCCTCAACGAAGGCCGTAACAGGGCATTGATCTTCGCGCTCGGCGCTACCCTTGTTGTGTTGGTGCAAACGTTCATCGGCGTCATTTTTGCAAGATTCATCGACGATAATCCGCACATCGTAATCATGCTGCGCGAAGCCGGGCTCATTGTTTTCACGATACTGACGATTTACTTTTTCTTTTTTGCCAAGAAGCCCAAAGAGGCCCGGGAAGAAACCAAGCTGTACAGTAAAAAAAGCCGTTTTTTCCTTGGTATGCTGCTTTCGGCGTTAAATTTCTTTCCGATCCCGTTTTACGTTTTCATCAGCGTAACCCTGGCATCATACCACTACTTCGTTTTTGAACTGCCTTTCATTTATACGTTTGTTGTCGGGTCAGGGCTGGGCGCATTCTTTGCGTTTTACTGTTACATTGCCTTTTTCAAGAAGATGGAATCCCGTACGGCATTCATACTCCACAACATGAACTATATTATCGGTTCGGTTACGGGACTGATTTCCCTGATTACGCTGGTTAACGTGCTCCTGTATTATCTTAATTGA
- a CDS encoding Mrp/NBP35 family ATP-binding protein — protein sequence MKLDRKEILKALETITVAGEGKNMVESGAIANVLTFGDEVVVDVVLHAPAMHIKKRAEDDIRKTILEKISAEAKIKVNIKVEVPEKADGNEIKGKAVPGISNIIAVASGKGGVGKSTVTANLAVTLARMGFKVGVLDADIYGPSMPIMFDVESAKPVSVNVDGKSKMKPIESYGVKILSIGFFTAPSQAVIWRGPMASKALNQMIFDADWGELDFMLIDLPPGTGDIHLSIMQALPITGAVVVSTPQAVALADAKKGVSMFLSDSIRVPVLGIIENMAYFTPEELPANKYYIFGQEGAKNLAEDLNVPFLGEVPIVQSIREAGDYGRPGALQTASLVEAVFEEITRHVVQQTVDRNENLPATEAIKITTMAGCSAVKK from the coding sequence ATGAAACTAGACAGGAAAGAAATACTCAAAGCGCTTGAAACCATTACGGTGGCGGGCGAAGGTAAAAATATGGTCGAAAGTGGCGCCATCGCTAACGTACTGACTTTCGGCGACGAAGTTGTCGTTGATGTCGTGTTGCATGCTCCGGCGATGCACATCAAAAAACGTGCGGAAGATGACATCCGCAAAACCATACTCGAGAAAATATCTGCGGAAGCGAAAATAAAAGTCAACATCAAGGTCGAAGTCCCTGAAAAAGCCGACGGCAACGAGATCAAGGGCAAAGCCGTTCCGGGCATCAGCAACATCATTGCGGTAGCTTCCGGGAAAGGCGGTGTCGGCAAATCGACCGTGACGGCAAATCTCGCAGTGACCTTAGCGCGCATGGGTTTCAAGGTGGGCGTGCTCGATGCCGATATCTACGGCCCATCCATGCCAATCATGTTTGATGTCGAATCGGCAAAGCCGGTATCGGTGAACGTCGACGGCAAATCCAAGATGAAACCGATCGAAAGTTACGGAGTAAAAATCCTTTCCATCGGATTCTTCACAGCCCCCAGCCAGGCGGTAATCTGGCGGGGCCCCATGGCTTCCAAGGCGCTGAACCAGATGATTTTTGATGCCGATTGGGGTGAACTCGATTTCATGTTGATCGACCTGCCTCCGGGAACCGGCGACATCCATTTGTCGATTATGCAGGCACTGCCGATAACCGGGGCTGTTGTGGTCAGTACACCGCAGGCCGTGGCGCTGGCTGATGCAAAGAAAGGCGTTTCGATGTTCCTCTCGGACAGCATCAGGGTACCCGTACTGGGCATCATTGAAAACATGGCCTATTTCACACCGGAAGAACTGCCGGCCAATAAATATTATATTTTCGGGCAGGAAGGCGCGAAAAACCTTGCGGAAGACCTCAACGTGCCGTTCCTCGGCGAAGTCCCTATCGTACAATCCATCCGTGAAGCCGGAGACTACGGAAGGCCCGGTGCGCTGCAAACCGCCTCGCTGGTCGAAGCGGTCTTTGAGGAAATCACGCGCCATGTCGTACAGCAAACCGTAGACAGGAATGAAAACCTTCCGGCAACCGAGGCCATCAAGATCACGACAATGGCGGGTTGCTCGGCAGTAAAAAAATAA